GACCGGTACCGCTCGGTGCAGCAGCCGCTCAGGTACCTCAAGTACCGCACCAAGATGAGAGCCTCGCTCCTCATCCTGGGGGTCTGGCTGCTCTCCTTCACCTGGGTCATCCCCATCCTGGGCTGGCACGTTTTTGCCAACAACGGGCAAAGGACGGTGGAGGAAAACAAGTGTGAGACGGAGTTCTTCAAAGTCACCTGGTTTAAAGTGCTGGCGGCCATTTTCAACTTCtacctgccctccctgctgatGTTGTGGTTCTACTGCAAAATCTTCAGGGCTGTTCGAAAGCACTGCCAGCACCGGGAGCTCAGCAATGGGTCTTACTGGgcttccatggaaaaaaacaccGTGCATCAGACCAAGACAAagcatgagaaaaatatttgcctcCAGGAGCAAATCTTAGGTGAGAGCACCCCCGGTGCAGACAAGCAAAGCTCCCCAGAGCCCCAAAAAGTGGAGGCAGAGCTTCATTTCAGCCATCCAGCCAAGGCTTCGAAGGCCCTGTGTGATGGGAAGGTCCTGAAGTGGAGCTGTTTCTCTCTCACCACAGCCAAGCCTGAGCCCGGCTTGGATAGAGCAGGCAAGAGGGGGGCGTGTGCCACGAAGAAACCTGGGGAtaaggagcagcctggctgccaggacagcGACTCCAGCGGGGCATCAGACAACCACACCTTCACCGAGGCGGCcccccaggcagagcccagccctaCAGGAGCCTGCTGTCCTCAGGGCAGGAGCGAGCGCAGGGACTCCAGGGGAATGACGTTCCTGAGGAAGACCTGGCACGCCCTGCACAGCCATTCCAGGAGCATCCACCGGCACGGGAACAGGGAGAGGAAGGCAGCCAAGCAGCTGGGGGTGATCATGGCAGCCTTCATGATCTGCTGGATCCCCTACTTCGTGTTGTTCATGGTGATAACATTCCACGACCACAACCAGCTCTTAGAACTGCACAGGGGCACCATATGGCTGGGCTACATCAACTCCACCTTAAACCCATTCCTCTATCCTCTCTGTAACCAGAATTTCAAGAAGACTTTTAAAAAGATCCTTCACATTCATTGATGCTGGGCTGGGGTTTTGGAGCTCAAGTGCAGCCCAGGAGTTCAACCAGACAAAATGTTCCGGTTTCAAAGGATGGGTACAGTAAAAGACTGTGGCAAACTGTAATCTGTAAAGAAGTGGCAGTAAAAGTGGGAAATGTGCATTTAATAGTTTTAACACATTTGAAGAGCAACTTCAGGTCACGAATCTGAAAAACTCAAGGTCAGTACATGAACTGCTACACTGTTGTCAACCTTTTACCGTTTGAGACCACCACTCCCATCACAGAAATGGAGACACAATAAACCTCTTCAGTGATTGTAACTTATTCAGctacagaaaaggaagaaatcacaTTTCTGTTATTGgccaaaaacatttttctctttcaactTACTCCATTACACACATTGCTTGTGAAGTGAGATTTGCAAGTGGAGGTACTTTGCACAATCAAAGAAAGAAACTTGCAACTGTTTAAAAAGACTCCCCTATTTATTTATAGCTTCCTCCAAAGCACAAACTTTTCATTAAGTGTCAAGTTTTAGTGTGTATCCTACTGTATCTCTTTGATATCATGCTTATATTAACTGTACATTAACTTTGCtgaaaaaaagtagattttttttatgtccCAAAAGAGTTTCTGTGCTCAATATACTGTCACCATCTGCTCCAGAAGGGTGTGCTGCTGTTTCTAGACTTGAGGAATATAGCTGATTATACACAAAATATGTTTACCTTTTCTACCTTTTATATTTAATTGTATTTCACAAATCTTGCTGTCGaatatttcaggagaaaaacacaATAATAGAATTCTCAATGTCTGATGAAAAGAGTTTAAGAAGATGTTGGAGTACAACTGAAAGCTGGGCTGGCTTTGatgttacaaagaaaaaagaaattcctcTCATTTCTTTTGTTGTGCTGAAGAATTTCCCACATTCTGAACAGTTTCTTAATTGTATTTAAAGGATTCAATATTAAAAGAAGCCCTAATATATCTGCATTTTAATACATTGGGGAAATGTGCTAAAGGAATAAACTTAAATTCAGGCTATATCAGTGTATCATGCAAGGTTCAGAGATTAATTGACTTTGGTTTCAAGTTACACTCAGGAAAAACTGCAATTAGGAATCTTAAATTTAGTAGAAATAAGGCAAAACGCAGAGAGAGAacataaaaccaacaaaattcATTGCAGAATTCAGACAACTTTTTCACTGCAGGAGGAACACCTGCACAAGTAGTAAAATGCACCTCTTTGGAGTAGAGAACAGAACTTTTTGAAACACATGCTCTAATCCCTGACCTTTCACAAACAATTGCTGAGGTTCACAGCCATtaaattggtttttttctattctgaTTTCCAACAGCAATTCTGGCCAAAATGGATGGTAATTTAGATGATCCCTGAGGAAATAAAAGTCAGCCACAGTGATTAGTGCTGGAAAACACATTTACCCAAGGGCTGCTGAGAGGTATCATGAAATCTGTCCTGTTGATCATAAAAATTGCCTTTTCTGACCTTAAAATGTACTAATACATGAAAAATCCTCAGCAAGATCATTGAAAATTAGTCTAAAAATGGTGACTGTAACAACAAGAACCTTTggtaaaaataaacattcaaaCAGCTAAACCCTGCAAAATAAAgctgcctgatttttttttgttttatctcaAGCCAATTTACCCATGATCTTTGTGTAACTGTGTTAACAGCAAAGACAGGGGATTTGTGATAACCACATTTTATAGCTATTAGATAAcaataaaacagagaaatggGATAGTGTCTATTTTAAATAGCAAGTACCTAAGAACATTTCTGAGTTTGTTTCACTGAACAGGCAATTCCAGTGGCTCTGGATGtgaaggaagcagaggaaagcaaatTTCGGTAAATGGAGAAATGAAGAAGCCTCCCACCAACGGAAGGCCAAGGCTCGAGAGAATATTTCAGGTGTGGTTTCCTGTAAAATGTTCTCAGCGTGTCCCAGTTGACAGCCAAGGTCAGAGGACACGGAGcttcagagaaaatgagagTCTGGGGATTTCTTGGAGATGTGAAAAACACGTTCACTCTCttgtaaaaattttaaaagtttaataaaggaccATAGGACCATAGAGCAAAGGTTGTTATGGCCGGGTGCATCTCGGCtctcagccaagagcacaccTGCTATTTTGGAAACACCCTTTATATTCCATTTCTATTGCATCAGCCTGTTACATACTCATAAATTATGCATAGTAAACTTTTCCCCAAACTAGTTTACAAATTCCAAGAACTGTTTAGCATGGCTCCTCCTCAGTTCCGCCTTTTTAGGGCATGCACATTCCTTGGTTGTGGTTTCAGTCCATTCTTATCACCTCCAGTTACGGGCTTTGGGCCAGAACTGTCCGTGTTTTTGGTCCAAAACATGGTCCGTGTTTTCTTCAGACGGTGAGTGCCGATGGTTGGCAGATCTGTacaggtgtcctcatcctgtgcTCACtgggtgttatcccatcccagcaggcattttaacacaagcacacTTACACCAGCTATTTCACTGAGCTTACTTAACAACAGGAATAGAAACTGTATCTTTATAACAAAGTCACTTTAACATCACACATCTAAAATCCGTTTTAGTACCTGCGAAAAGCCAGTATTACAGTGTGTGTCCGTAACAGAGAGGCGCTGGCACGGAGGTTTAGCCGCACAGACCGCTCTCGGAGCGCTCCGCGGCCGCTGGGGACACCTGGTGGGACGGGAGCAGCCGCGGGCTGCGCGGCCAGCGCGGAACTGCACCGCTCTTCCCTCGTCCGCAGCCAATGCCGCAGGCAGGAGCGGAAACGTGACTGCAGGTGCGCGGGTAGGCGCTTTCCCACcaactaaaattaaattactgagTTTCCCACTTTCCCAACTAAAGTTAAATTAAATGATTGGATTTtctgagggctctgctgtgtGCCGGGGAAGTTGGAGCAGCACGCGGCGCCGGGCACACGGCTCCAAGCGCTGCGGGACACGGGCCCGCCCGACCGCCGTGAGGATGCGGGGGATGCTACCGAGGGCGGGCGGCACCGCCGCATCCcgccgggaccgggaccgggaccgggaccggaaCCGGAGCCGGCATCGGGCCGGAGCCGCCCTGCGCGCCCGGCACGCCATCATCCCGCGCCGCCCGGCCCGTCACATGCGCTCGGCTGCTGCAACATCACCGCCGTGCGCCGGCCCGCCATGCCGGAAGTGCGGAGCGAGCGGCGCAGCCGGTAAGGGAGAGCGGGCATGGAGCGGGCGGCTCCTGCCGGCCCGGcaccggcccggccccgggcacCGCCACCGGcaccgccccggccccgggcacCGCCACCGGCACCGCCGGGTCACGGCACCAGCACCGTCCCCGCAGTGCCCCTTGCACCCCCGCGCCCGATGTGTCCGGGCCTCAGCCGGCTCCCCGGGGCTGCAGTCACGCGTAGCCGAGGCCGGGCGGCCGGGGCCGTGCCGCTGTGCGGTCAGGTCCCGTGTCAGTGTGCGGGGGTGGTGCCATGTCCGTGTTCGGGGCCGCTGCCGGTGCCGTGCTGGTGCTCTGTCGGTCCCGGCTCGCTGTGCGGGGccgctgccggtgccggtgcAGTGTAGGTCCTCTGCCGGTGCCGTGCCGCTGTGCGGGTCCCGGGGCCGTGTGGCAGTGCGGGGCTGGTCCCATGTCTGTGCTCGGGTCCGGGCCCGGTGCCCTGCAGGTCCTCTCTCGGTGCCGTGTCGCTGTGCAGGGCCGGTCCCTGTACCGGTCCCGGAgctgtgtggctgtgctgttCCTGTGTCCGGGCCCGGTGCCGTGCTGGTCCTCTGTCAGTCCGTGTCGCTGTGCGGGGCCTGTGCCGGTCCCGGTGCCGTGTGCCTGTGCTATTCCCGTGTCCATGTACAGGGACAGTGCCATGGACGTGTTCGGGGCCGGTCCCGGTGCCATGTGGCTGTGTCACTCCCGTGTCCGTGTTCGTTCCCGGTGCCGTGTGTCGGTCCCGGTGCCGTGTGGCTGTACCGGTGCCGTGCCGGTCCCGGTGCCATTCCCGTGTCGGTCCCGGGGCCGTGTGGCTGTGCCGGTGCCGTTCCCGTGTCCGTGTCGGTCCCGGTGCCGTGTGGCTGTGTCATTCCCGTGTCCGTGTCGGTCCCGGTGCCGTGTGCCGGTGCCGTTCCCGTGTCCGTGTCGGTCCCGGTGCCGTGTGGCTGTGCCGGTGCCTTTCCCGTGTCCGTGTCGGTGCCGGTGCCGTGTGCCGGTGCCGTTCCCGTGTCCGTGTCGGTGCCGGTGCCGTGTGCCGGTGCCGTTCCCGTGTCACGGAGCCCAGCCGGGCGCTGTGCGTGTTTCCGCAGggctccgccgccgccgggccatggccgccgcccgcggggctCCGTGCCCCGCCGGGCTCTGCCCGCTGCAGTTCGCTCCCTTCAGCAGCGCGCTGGACGCGGGCTTCTGGCACGAGCTGACCCAGAGGAAACTCAACCAGTACCGGCTGGACGAGACGCCCAAGCTCATCAAGGGCTACTACTACAACGGTGAGCACGACCCGCCGTGCGGGGCTCCCGCAGCGCGCTCCTGGCGCGCCTCTGAGCCTCTGGCGTGTTTCGGGTGTTCGCTGAAACGCTAGAAGGAATGGCTGGGAGTTATGTGTGTTTCACTGTAATTTACATcgacaaaaaaagggaaataacctgaatattttggtttaaaaggagctttttttgttgctgctttttttgtcCAGGTGATCCTTTGGGTTTGCCAGCTCGATTGACACTGGAGTTCAGTGCCTTTGACATGTAAGTACAGGCTGTGGTTTGCCTTCGTTTGTGTGTGGAGACACTTTCCTGGCACAACATTGATATATTAGTTAGAGAAACTTTACGTGAGAATAGACAACTCTACGtgagaataaataaacaaccttTTTACCAAAGGCTCTTGTTACAGTCACCATCATGTTTTTTCAATGATCTTGCTGCGGTTTTGTCGTGTATTACTTCATTTTAAGGTCAGAAAAGGCAATTTTCATGaataactaaattaattgatGTACTTTATAACAGTGGAGAGACTACTTtgaggcacaaaaaaaaattaactccttctggctgaatttaaaatattctgaattctCAGATTCACCCACTTTCTATGTGTACATTTAtatgaaatactattttttttcccatttcctcagCTTTTTGCATTAGGAAGGTTTTTTTAGTCATTTGATTCCTTGGCTTATAGCttaattagcatttcaaataGGTTTTAAGGTCCCTGGTTGTTACACTGTAATGTCCTCCAAAGTGTTTATCTATTATGACTGGAAAAATACCAGGTTTAGAGAGCAGTCTTAAAGGACGCAATAAAATCCATGAGATCTGTAAATTAAGGAAATATTGTAGGATTTTAACCTAATctatctcaaaaataaaatactgattgcaacagcagcttctccagctgaTGATGTTACCAACTATAGAAGCTGCTCAATCTTTTGTCTGGCTTGGGTTTCCTTTGGGATGTGTTTTAAACATCAAATTTTAACTAACTCTTTATGTGAGTACAAAACTGGCATCTAAGTTCAGCCTAAATTAGTTTTTCTCAGTGCAAATCCCATTTGTCACAGGTGGGTTCTGTTTGAACAGAAGTTAAAAGCTTCAATCCCTGATTGAGTGTCACTCTGCTTGGAGAGATCACAGATGCCAGATGTGGTTTTGAAGCCATGATGGAGATGTGTGTTTGCACATCTGGTTATTATTCCACCAATCCATGTTCATAAGGATTAATTAAGTTGttaatgttaattttgttgCTGTGCCTCATCATTTGATTGAAGTTAACACCATAAGACAGATACTGCTGCTGATGACTGTGTTAATTCCCagagttttccttcttttttccaggaATGCTTCAATACCAGCACGTTGCTGTCCTGCTTTTGGAACATTGTATAACACCAACACTTTTGAGACTTTCAAATCCTGTGATAAGAAAGCACTTCTGGACAAGGAAGCAAAAGAGGTGAGACTCAAATCACAGTGTTTCCAAATCCCTTCTACCCCTTGAAGTGCTTTATACTCTGCCCCAAATTTGGAGATATTCCAGTCCTGAGCAGCCTCAGAATTTTGCTTATTCTGAAAGAAAGAGTTTGGTGTTTGCTTTTTACTGTTCTCTACAAAAGAGTAGAATCTAACTTAATTAATGGTAATTAATTCTACATGGAGAACTCCATCACATTTTAAGCTCTGCAATGCTCTTGAAGCTGCCAGAGACTTAAGTTCTGCAGAGCACATATTTAAAATTGGCTTTCATACCCaaaagccagcagtgcctggttTAAACCTCAGATTACTGCAATTTATCTGTGTGACAAAGAGATGGGGAAGCTCCACAGCAGCAAGAATCCTGAGataagaaagcaagaaaaagatgGGTGAGAGGGGCTGGTCTGCCTGCACTGCCACCAGTGTATTTAATGTCATGGCCTGGGGAGAGGTGAAGGTCAAATTTAAGATGCTTTACTTTGATCTGTCTTTGATTCCTTTAATTAATTGCCTTGAGTAACAAAGTTTTCATGCATATCTTCACTCCAAACTAGGAATTTTTTGCACTTCTGTGGCCTCATAATTCCCTGTTGTCTGAcctttaaaatccttttaacACAGATAATTGTATGaattaattcagtttaaaaaaatgccaaagaaTGTGTATCTCCAGACTTCATAGGTAGCTGGAAGAATTACAGATTTTTGCAGCTGTTCTCATGTTCTCTGGTGTTTCTTtgccctttttcttccttcttgtcCCCACAATCCATGGCAGATTTGGGAATCAATCAAATCCGGAGCTGCTCTGGAGAACCCAATGCTCTTGAACAGGTTCCTGCTGTTGACATTTGCAGTGAGTACAGACAATTTGTGTCTCCTCCTTGTAGTGGAAGCAGTGAAGTCGTTTCTTTTTAGGAGTATTcatatattttgtattaataataatgctgcattaatatatttttatattattttctacAAATGTATAAGATTACCCGATGGCCTTACAGATAGCAGTAAAAGTAGAGCAGCTGTTTCATGTTGAAGAAATCGAAAGCTTTACTAAATGCTCCAGCTAACAAAGCCTGAAGGATTGTACACACATTGTCTCTTGaaatcttaaataaaaacatatacAGAGAATGAAgtcttttagtatttttatgattttttttaaatcattgtGATGTAAAGACCCCTGTGTTTTCCATGGTTAAAATCCATTAATTTAAATTagtattatataatttattttgatgtaTCTCCTTATTACctaattttacaattttttttcccctaggatTTAAAAAAGTATCATTTCTATTACTGGTTTTGCTACCctgctctctgcttccctgATGGAATTCAGATAACTCAGAAACCTGTCTGCCTTGGGGACAGGTTCTCACTAAATCAGGTATTCAAAATCCGAAAGATTGAGAATTCTGCAATACTGGGAACTTCTGGGAGCTTTAAAACTCAGTATTTTTTGTCACCACATCCTGAATTAATTGTAGactcttaatttctttttaaaactttacttttttctttttttttttttttttttatttccatgatgGTTTGTTGTTTACCTTTTGTTCCATGATTGTTTAAATTATCTCAGTTTAGGTGCAGGTATGGCAAACAAATCCTGAAGAGGTGATTATGCTAAgctatatattttatatttatttctgagatatatatatatatatatatatagatatatatatatatatatgttaagctgtatataaaaatgaaaattaatatgTAGTTATGTATACAGCTTTGGTTTTGAAACTCATTTAAAAGAAACCTTTATAAAGAGGCATCCCCTGAGTGAGCCAACtcattaaaattacaaaattcttaataaaatgtgtgtttagacaagaaaaagaagttaatttttaaatttttttaagaaaaaaacgaaacaatttttagtttctttcaTATTGCAGTGCAAAACTGTTAAAGCTGTTGGTTCAGTTGTGTTGGCACTTTCAGATTCAAGCCCTGCAGAAAGCCTACGATGACCTCTGCCAGGAGGAGGGCGTGACAGCCCtgccttattttttaattaaatatcatGATAATTCTGTCATGATATCCCTGCTGAAAAAGTGGGATGGCTTCTTTCAAGACCAAGGAGGAAAGGTAATGAGAATTTTATATGATTTTATATAATTAAATGTTTAACCTGTGAATGGTTTGAGGCTTTAATACTGAGCTGGGCACGGTGGCTGTGTCTTGAGGGTGGCTGTAAAAtgatttttatgctgttttccctttgatttGTTCTCTTGCTGACCTGTGCCCTGTCACTTTCTGATCATCCCAAAATCAGTGCAGAATTTTGGGTTGGGAGCAAGGCTTCAGTTGCTGGGCTTCCCTCCTAattgtgtttttaaagcaaCAAAGGTGCATTTATGCAATGAGCATCCAGTGTCCCTGAAGAGGCCAAACTGAATACATCTCAAAGCTGTGGCAAAAGCTTGAGTAAAAACTAGTGTGCCCATGGATTAAATACTTACAAATATACAAAATGTGTCTGCAGGCCTGCTCTGTCcagaagttttatttaaaaatgccaaGTAACCTTTGCATGACTGTGGATAGATGAGTTCTCATGTAGAACAATTTGATTTGCAGGTGACAGTTGGAGTTTATGATCCTTGTAATTTATCCCAGTATCCAGGATGGCCACTGAGAAACTTCCTGATCCTGGCAGCCCACAAATGGTACCTATTTTATTCTTTCCCACAAAGATTGTTGATTGGTTGATATTAAATGAGATAGATTTCTCCATGGTATTTCACTCATATCACCCGCTTGAGATTTTGTTATTTCCCTTGACATTATCCACTTGGAGTGATTCTGATTTTGTGCATTATTCTGTTTTTTACTTCTGTCAGTCACAAATTCCTATTAATCCTAATCCTCACATGGATGCATGCACCTGGCAAGGCCAGCTTCACACCTTGCCAGTACCCTCCAGCAGTGTCAAATCTTGCTTAAAATACTCTGTGagtttaaataattaattagtgTCAAGTAATAGCAgacttacattttaaaaatcagatattattaggttttctttttgtacCACTTTAGATTTTTTGTTGGGGAGAAGAGTGGAAGAGGAGACACAATTTTACACTCTGGGTTTTGAAAGAAAGGATTTAAATTATCAAATGAATTTGGGTTTCTGTAACAAAACTGTAATTAGGTTGCACTTCCATAGTTTTCCATGTTACATTTACACAGCCTTGGGGTTCAGAGGGGTTTAGGCActaaaattctcattttctgtttagGGATTTGAAtaataaggaggaaaaatggtATTTATTGAGAACTCAGAGATCTTGGTGCCACAGCAAAGTCCCAGCGTGTCACCTGATGTGTGCTCTggtgcttttctgctttttattccccTAAATCTGCAGTTTGTGCAGTGCTGGATAAATGCAAGGACAGGCTGACAGTGGCATTGCTTTGGAGCTGTGTCACACCAAACCAGTCATTTTCTTACACTTCAGGAATTATTTCTGTTCCTGATAAAGACAACAATGTTCAGTAGCAAGACAAAAAGCCACATTCAGAACCTGCAAAAGACTAAACCTGTGTGAAATGGTGTCAGAACAAGTCCCTTTTCTATTAAAGAAGTTGCATGTCtgtctctgtttctctttgattttaatGGCAGGGGCAGTGCTCTGCAGAGGGTTGAGGTGCTCTGCTTCAGAGACAGGACCATGCAAGGGGTGAGAGACATCACACACAGCATCATCTTTGAAATCAAACTGCCAGAGGCACCCCTGGGCCCAGGTAatccattaaaaacatttttccccctttttttttccttcctaatcACTGCTGACATGGCAAAATAAATTACTACTACAAAATGGTTACTTATGCCAAGTTATTTCAAATGGATTTTAAATTGTTTGAATTTCTGTTAAATGTCTCTAAAGGAAATGGTTCCTTTTTTGActaagaaagaagaggaatattctctcttaatttttttcctcctgtaatTGTGTTTCTAAttgaaaactaagaaaaatcctgctggtggcataaaaaatacaataaaacagcagtttgtgtcattttttttcttgttgaattTGTATACAGTCCCtcaggtaggaaaaaaataatagtgaaTTTATGGGGTGCAAAATTTCTGGGGAATTTCTAAAATGATAAAAACCTGCCCCAGAGTGGAACTGTTCCTTTAATGCCATGGTTACACATCCAGGTGTATTTTAAAGCAGTAGACTTGAAATGTTAAAACATAATGTCAGATTGAATTTCTAGGTACAGGAGAGTATCACAAAATTTCTCTACCTCAGGCAAAAAGTTACGAATGCTTCAGATATCATTGTTGCAAATTCTTTAATTATATATGATTAAGATACATAATTCTCCACTGAATTTGTAGATGGGTCTAGGGACCATGAAATGATGACTGAAATTGGCAAAATTGACtaaataatgaattttctgAGCTTGAATTGAAGATCTGATGGGGAATGATGCCAGCTCTGTGCTAGCTTTGAAGCTGAGCAGGcaaaagcagcacaggggacacctgggagcAAAGAAATTCTCCAGGAACTTTCAGCTGATGTAAACAGCACAATTTGTATAGCAGGTTGTAAAGTACAGGTTATTTACTGGCAGGtttaaaataaggtttttttccaacaaGGTCAAGTccaaaaaaaagttctttttttctgtcctgtaatattaatgcttttattctttcttgattttttttgttttggttttttttttttttttttttttttttttttgttttgttttctttgggtttttgtttgtttgttttgaatatttcaaaCAGATTGTCCAAAAGCTGTTGGATGGGAGAAAAACCAAAAGGGAGGCATGGGGCCAAGGATGGTGAATCTCAGTGAATGCATGGATCCAaaaaggtttggtttttatcttttaaattcccatggttttctttccttgggtTTGAGCCGTAGCAAGTTGAAATGTGAAATAGGTAAGAATATGCAGTAAAACATCCACTGGATATTGTTTGGCCTTTCCTTTTGGAGGTGAGGACCTTCAGAGAGCAgtgcactgcctgcagcagaaatCTTGGCAATTCTGGACTCTAGTTGAGAATTCcgaatgcatttatttaaaactgagtGAGATGTAGGTCAGAGTGTTGCAGGCCTGTGGAATTTCACTGAATTCTTTAACCTGCAGGGTGCTAATGAAAATAAGCATGGGGGAAAGTTCATCCTTTGGGATTTGTCAGAGTGGGACAGGAAGGAGCTCAGGAAATGTGACTTCAGTAATTTTTATCATTCTGTACGTGATGTTTGGGCAATAGGTTGAAAAGAGTGGGGTTACAGAGTGTCTGCATGCGTGTCCTTGCCTTGGAAAAACCTCTTGGTCTGATGGTTCAGGTTCACATTTTGCCCATCAAGCAAAGCCATTTTTTGTCAAGCATTTGTGGAAATTCTCAGAGTCTTCACAGACATTCAATAAAGTTCATCTCAGGGTTCTTAATTCTTTAGGTTTCTTGACCTTCTTTACTTGTGTAAATTATCTAAGTGCTTCCCAAAGAGGTGTTGGTAAAATGCCAGCCTTGCCAACTGCCATTTAAATCCTTGTTggacaaataattttctggatgctgaaaagattttatttatgaTGTGTGAGGGAATGAAACTTGCAGGAATCTGAGAGCTGTGGTGGTCTGGCTTGGTGAGAGTTTTAACACCCTGTGTTTGATGGGTATAAAAATCTGCCCCTTGCTTGAACACACATTTCctacttcattttctttctcaaactTCCACAAAGAATTGCCCACATGCTTTAGGCACAAGTGGAGTATTTCACGTTAAGGGCAGGTGTAACTGGGTACAGGAAACCAGTTTTagtctaaaaaagaaaaaaaaaatgtatggaCAAGTTATCTGTCTTAGCACTCAGCTTAACAGGAATCTTGGCTGAGAtaccatttttatttcctacttgcattaattttattactaaAATCTTAGTTTTGGATTGTTACTTTTTCAGAAGCCCTTGTCTGTTTTTCATATTACCTATGTGTTACACTGCTGaattctttctctcctttaaaaaaattcttttaagttAACTCATTCAGCTGAAATATCACTAATTCCT
This region of Vidua chalybeata isolate OUT-0048 chromosome 12, bVidCha1 merged haplotype, whole genome shotgun sequence genomic DNA includes:
- the HRH1 gene encoding histamine H1 receptor produces the protein MTEGPRPGRPFRFSLRVPAKKMSNNTTEASSNAPPALLGLLLGGISLVTVVMNILVLCAVKMEKKLQTVGNLYIVSLSIADLIVGVAVMPLNIVDLLSPQWPLGLAACLFWLSMDYVASTASIFNLFILCVDRYRSVQQPLRYLKYRTKMRASLLILGVWLLSFTWVIPILGWHVFANNGQRTVEENKCETEFFKVTWFKVLAAIFNFYLPSLLMLWFYCKIFRAVRKHCQHRELSNGSYWASMEKNTVHQTKTKHEKNICLQEQILGESTPGADKQSSPEPQKVEAELHFSHPAKASKALCDGKVLKWSCFSLTTAKPEPGLDRAGKRGACATKKPGDKEQPGCQDSDSSGASDNHTFTEAAPQAEPSPTGACCPQGRSERRDSRGMTFLRKTWHALHSHSRSIHRHGNRERKAAKQLGVIMAAFMICWIPYFVLFMVITFHDHNQLLELHRGTIWLGYINSTLNPFLYPLCNQNFKKTFKKILHIH
- the ATG7 gene encoding ubiquitin-like modifier-activating enzyme ATG7, whose translation is MSVFGAAAGAVLVLCRSRLAVRGRCRCRCSVGPLPVPCRCAGPGAVWQCGAGPMSVLGSGPGALQVLSRCRVAVQGRSLYRSRSCVAVLFLCPGPVPCWSSVSPCRCAGPVPVPVPCACAIPVSMYRDSAMDVFGAGPGAMWLCHSRVRVRSRCRVSVPVPCGCTGAVPVPVPFPCRSRGRVAVPVPFPCPCRSRCRVAVSFPCPCRSRCRVPVPFPCPCRSRCRVAVPVPFPCPCRCRCRVPVPFPCPCRCRCRVPVPFPCHGAQPGAVRVSAGLRRRRAMAAARGAPCPAGLCPLQFAPFSSALDAGFWHELTQRKLNQYRLDETPKLIKGYYYNGDPLGLPARLTLEFSAFDMNASIPARCCPAFGTLYNTNTFETFKSCDKKALLDKEAKEIWESIKSGAALENPMLLNRFLLLTFADLKKYHFYYWFCYPALCFPDGIQITQKPVCLGDRFSLNQIQALQKAYDDLCQEEGVTALPYFLIKYHDNSVMISLLKKWDGFFQDQGGKVTVGVYDPCNLSQYPGWPLRNFLILAAHKWGSALQRVEVLCFRDRTMQGVRDITHSIIFEIKLPEAPLGPDCPKAVGWEKNQKGGMGPRMVNLSECMDPKRLAESSVDLNLKLMCWRLVPTLDLEKIVAAKCLLLGAGTLGCSVARTLMGWGVRKITFVDNAKISYSNPVRQPLYEFEDCLSGGKPKALAAAERLQKIFPGVSSEGYNMSIPMPGHPVNFSEVTMAQARKDVAQLEELIEAHDVVFLLMDTRESRWLPAVIAASKRKLVINAALGFDTFVVMRHGLKKPKQQESGDSRFSNASASSDLLGSSLFSNIPGYKLGCYFCNDVVAPGDSTRDRTLDQQCTVSRPGLAMVAGALAVELMVSVLQHPEGGYAVASSSDDRMNEPPTSLGLVPHQIRGFLSRFDNVLPVSLAFDKCTACSAKVLEQYEREGFNFLAKVFNSSHSFLEDLTGLTLLHQETQAAEIWDMSDDETI